The following are encoded together in the Zingiber officinale cultivar Zhangliang chromosome 8A, Zo_v1.1, whole genome shotgun sequence genome:
- the LOC122011027 gene encoding uncharacterized protein LOC122011027 produces the protein MTVDAMLHSLVRRRALPPSTQLRRLFFFTTSTSVSSSGATASPNPHFLVEYLVDTCGFSADDASKVSKSLLRVQSTEKPDAVLGFFRSRGLDGANLRKLIIWKPGLLGWDVEKKLVPKFNFLRDMGFSESDAVNVVVLHPVILSLNLQNKLLPRLKVWESLFGSREILLKNLLVSRWFLSNNIENVVRPNLNFLRDECGIPEGRISLVLKSHPNFIVQNPDSLRALVDRAEGIGITRGSGVFLRLLDVLNEVSGEKFEAQFKLMNSFGWSNSDFITAIKKFPYFLGLSTELLQRKMEFLVNDVEISPSNIAYCPMPLGLSLEKTLIPRFRVMEILKSEGLWTSKMKLQTLFSLSGPRFLRSFVLPYKDKLPKLLEVFVSCS, from the coding sequence ATGACGGTCGACGCGATGCTTCACTCCCTAGTCCGCCGCCGCGCCCTCCCTCCTTCGACCCAACTCCGTcgcctcttcttcttcaccaccAGCACATCCGTCTCCTCCTCAGGCGCCACCGCTTCTCCCAATCCGCACTTCCTGGTCGAGTACCTCGTGGATACATGCGGGTTCTCCGCCGACGATGCTTCCAAGGTCTCAAAGTCGCTCCTCCGTGTTCAGTCTACCGAGAAGCCCGACGCTGTTCTTGGATTCTTCAGATCTCGGGGACTTGATGGCGCTAATCTCAGAAAGCTAATAATTTGGAAACCAGGATTGCTCGGTTGGGATGTGGAGAAGAAACTCGTtccgaaatttaattttttgcgCGACATGGGGTTCTCTGAGTCCGATGCCGTCAATGTCGTTGTGCTGCACCCCGTCATTCTCTCCCTCAACCTCCAGAACAAGCTTCTCCCCAGATTGAAGGTTTGGGAAAGTCTTTTTGGATCGAGGGAGATCCTCCTCAAGAATCTCCTGGTTAGTAGATGGTTTTTGAGCAACAACATCGAGAATGTGGTACGCCCTAACTTGAACTTCTTACGGGATGAATGTGGTATCCCCGAAGGGCGGATTTCTCTTGTCCTTAAAAGCCACCCGAACTTCATAGTGCAAAACCCAGATTCCCTCCGGGCTTTGGTAGATAGAGCTGAGGGGATCGGAATTACCCGGGGATCTGGGGTGTTCCTCCGTCTCCTTGATGTGTTGAACGAGGTCAGCGGGGAAAAATTTGAGGCCCAATTCAAGCTCATGAACAGTTTTGGTTGGTCGAACTCGGATTTCATTACTGCGATCAAGAAATTTCCATACTTTTTAGGCCTTTCCACAGAGTTATTGCAGAGAAAGATGGAATTTTTGGTCAATGATGTTGAAATTTCACCTTCAAACATTGCTTACTGCCCAATGCCTTTAGGATTAAGTTTGGAAAAGACGTTAATTCCTcgatttcgtgtgatggagatATTGAAATCTGAAGGGTTATGGACTTCAAAAATGAAGCTACAAACCTTATTCTCATTGTCTGGTCCAAGATTTTTGCGGAGCTTTGTTCTCCCTTACAAAGATAAACTCCCCAAACTTCTTGAAGTGTTTGTGAGCTGTAGCTGA